From Garra rufa chromosome 19, GarRuf1.0, whole genome shotgun sequence, the proteins below share one genomic window:
- the LOC141292028 gene encoding olfactory receptor 52D1-like, producing the protein MGDMSYPLRLTLMVPKESKIILACIFHLFLFINICLVMVIIMQKALHEPMYIFLCHLSVNGVYGASGFYPKFLSDLILDSYVISSHMCALQSFVIYSSLLCEFTILTVMAYDRYVALCKPLDYHSKLNKNTCVKLILFSWIVPNFSVIPAVLLSNLRPFCKYHIDKLYCDNWSIVKLSCVSSFINNVYGYIVAVIFCCCEVIIIVSYVKLISACKASLENRRKFWQTCLPHILSLINFTFALLFDVMYSRYGSNDIPEGLRNFLALELVIVPPVFNPLIYGLNIRAVCRVFASCFSARVNISEAQKGLKIT; encoded by the exons ATGGGTGACATGTCTTATCCTTTAAGACTGACTCTTATGGTGCCCAAAGAATCAAAAATCATATTGGCATGTATATTTCACCTGTTTCTTTTCATTAATATTTGTCTTGTCATGGTCATTATCATGCAGAAAGCTCTTCATGAACCAATGTACATATTCTTGTGTCATCTGTCTGTAAATGGAGTTTATGGAGCCTCAGGATTTTATCCTAAATTTCTGtctg atttaatattgGATTCATATGTGATTTCCTCTCACATGTGTGCTCTGCAATCCTTTGTGATTTACAGCTCTTTATTGTGTGAGTTCACAATATTAACAGTGATGGCTTATGATAGATATGTAGCCCTATGCAAACCTTTAGACTATcattctaaattaaataaaaacacctgTGTGAAATTAATTCTGTTCTCATGGATTGTTCCAAACTTTTCTGTAATTCCAGCAGTCCTGTTGTCAAACTTGAGGCCGTTTTGTAAATATCACATTGACAAATTATATTGTGACAACTGGTCAATTGTAAAACTGTCTTGTGTATCATCTTTTATTAATAATGTCTATGGATATATTGTAGCTGTAATATTTTGTTGCTGTGAAGTTATCATCATTGTGTCCTATGTTAAACTGATCTCTGCATGTAAAGCATCTTTAGAAAACAGAAGGAAATTCTGGCAAACATGCCTGCCACATATATTATCACTGATAAATTTCacttttgctttgctttttgatGTCATGTATAGCAGATATGGTTCAAATGATATTCCAGAGGGTCTCCGCAATTTTTTGGCTCTAGAACTGGTGATAGTCCCACCTGTGTTCAATCCTTTAATCTATGGACTAAACATTAGAGCAGTTTGCAGAGTTTTTGCCTCATGTTTTTCAGCAAGAGTGAACATTTCAGAAGCTCAAAAAGGCCTAAAAATTACTTGA
- the LOC141292723 gene encoding olfactory receptor 2A12-like codes for MDNRTYFAIYTLMEPSGSKSYRHIYFTCFLLLYALILLMNIWLSVVIVLERALHEPMYIFLCNLCVNYLYGSAGFYPKFLHNLILDSYVIPSFMCGLQTFVIYSSAMCECTTLAVMSYDRHVAICQPLNYHSKLTKNTCGILILFCWTVPFLCMFIGVVLLNRIAVCKYHIDKLYCDNWSMVKLSCESVFINNLMALIVLSFYMCLTVLIIVSYIKFIVACKTSLENRRKFWQTCVPHLFSLINCGFTMFFDAMCSRYGSSNVPENVNVVFSLLMLILPPLFNPVVYVLKLKEIRKRTLKSCVNTME; via the coding sequence ATGGACAACAGGACCTATTTTGCAATCTACACTCTGATGGAGCCAAGCGGCTCCAAATCTTATCGGCATATATATTTCACATGTTTTTTGCTTCTCTATGCTTTGATACTGTTAATGAACATTTGGCTCAGTGTGGTCATTGTTTTGGAGAGAGCCCTTCATGAACCAATGTATATTTTTTTGTGCAATTTATGTGTCAATTATTTATATGGGTCAGCAGGGTTTTATCCTAAATTCCTGCATAATTTAATTCTGGATTCATATGTGATTCCTTCTTTTATGTGTGGCCTCCAAACTTTTGTGATCTACAGTTCAGCTATGTGTGAGTGTACAACATTAGCAGTGATGTCTTATGACAGACATGTGGCTATATGTCAACCTTTGAACTATCACTCAAAACTGACCAAAAATACATGTGGCATATTAATCCTATTCTGCTGGACTGTGCCatttctttgtatgttcattGGAGTTGTGTTGTTAAACAGGATAGCAGTGTGTAAATATCATATTGACAAATTATACTGTGACAACTGGTCAATGGTAAAGCTCTCATGTGAATCAGTGTTTATTAATAACCTCATGGCATTgattgttttatcattttatatgTGTCTTACAGTTTTAATTATTGTGTCTTATATAAAATTTATTGTTGCATGTAAAACATCTCTAGAAAACAGAAGAAAATTTTGGCAGACATGTGTTccacatttattttcattaataaaTTGTGGTTTTACTATGTTTTTTGATGCAATGTGCAGCAGATATGGCTCAAGCAATGTCCCAGAGAATGTCAATGTTGTTTTTTCCCTGCTGATGCTGATATTGCCGCCTCTTTTCAATCCTGTAGTTTATGTATTAAAACTCAAAGAGATTCGTAAAAGAACTTTAAAATCTTGTGTAAATACCATGGAATAA
- the LOC141292027 gene encoding olfactory receptor 52E8-like, translating to MDMTNFTTYTLMEPHKAESNRYIYFTCFLFLYVMILFLNIWLIVVIVLEKALHEPMYIFLCNLCVNDIYGTAAFYPKFLHDLILNSYVISSYMCAFQAFVVYTYVMCEYSTLAVMAYDRHVAICRPLDYHSKMNRFSCSILLVLCWIVPFLNMFIAVFLSNRLVPCRNQIEKLYCDNWSIVKLSCESTVVNNIYGFIFISLYFGLVIVIMMSYIKLIIACKASLECRRKFWQTCVPHLLSLINLTVAILFDTIYNRYGSSNLPANLHNFLTLEMIIVPPLFNPVIYGLKLTDVRKRILKLCMNCAENDKV from the coding sequence ATGGATATGACAAATTTTACAACCTACACTCTGATGGAACCACACAAAGCTGAATCAAACAGGTATATTTATTTCACATGCTTTTTGTTCCTCTATGTTATGATACTATTTCTAAACATTTGGCTCATTGTAGTCATTGTCTTGGAGAAAGCTCTTCATGAACCAATGTACATTTTTCTGTGTAATCTGTGTGTGAATGATATTTATGGAACAGCAGCATTTTATCCTAAATTCTTACATGATTTAATATTGAATTCATATGTAATTTCATCTTACATGTGTGCATTCCAGGCCTTTGTTGTTTATACTTATGTTATGTGTGAATATTCTACATTAGCAGTGATGGCATATGACAGACATGTGGCCATATGTCGACCTTTAGACTATCACTCAAAGATGAACAGATTTTCATGCAGCATATTACTTGTCTTATGTTGGATTGTACCATTTCTTAATATGTTTATTGCAGTTTTCTTGTCAAATAGGTTGGTACCATGTAGAAATCAAATTGAAAAACTGTATTGTGACAACTGGTCAATAGTAAAACTTTCATGTGAGTCAACTGTTGTCAATAATATTTacggatttatttttatttccttgTATTTTGGCCTTGTGATTGTAATTATGATGTCCTATATAAAGCTTATTATTGCATGTAAAGCATCACTAGAGTGCAGAAGGAAATTTTGGCAGACATGTGTGCCTCATTTACTTTCATTGATAAATCTCACTGTTGCAATACTTTTTGATACCATCTATAACAGATATGGATCAAGTAATTTACCTGCAAACCTGCATAATTTTTTGACTTTAGAAATGATTATAGTGCCACCTCTTTTTAATCCTGTAATCTATGGCTTAAAACTAACAGACGTTCGCAAAAGAATCCTAAAATTATGCATGAACTGTGCTGAAAATGACAAAGTGTGA